The DNA window GCAATGGAAAAAGTGAGATACTGCATTTTGGTGGACTTGAtgtgtcaacacacacacggtcacaGATATAGCCGGAGTGGACTTAACAGCGCATTCAGACCATATTAGAGCACGTTAAATCATTTTTGATGAGCTCACGGTTAATGGTTTAAGCAGACAGAGCCGGGACTACACGCTCACAGCCAAAACAAACTACATACCCAACATTCCCCTCACCTGACATCAGCCAGAGCTAGGGCCCGCGGGCCATCTCCATAGCAACTCATTTGTCTTCATTAGGGCTTGTCCAATGGGTCGTATTGCTCCCAGAGGGGATTAATGAACTTGTCCTGAATTAAATGGAGTTCTCAGATGGTCACTGATGATGAGTTTTAATCATGTTCAGAAAGGGAAACAAGAAAAGTAACTTAATAAAACAGCATGGAGGATGTTAAGGCTGTTAACAGGTGTGCTTCTCTTTTAAGAATAGTTTGGAAAATATGTGTTATTGCTGTCGAGAGTTAGATGGAAAGACTTATTTCGCTCTCATATCTCTGTAAAAGCAGCTACAATCAGTATATTTATTGACACAATAGATCACATGACTACTTGTATGTAAAAGGTGtccaactctgcagttcccctcactCACATGAGCATTTTAGCacctttcagctcattgtttttgtctttacgaCCCAtgactttgcttttttttttgctccactCTCATCAAAATAGTTTCCTGCCTCAGCAGGCAGCCGTTTACAGTGTAAAAGCTCCAAAATTCACTGTACACTAGAAGGTGACATGGGAGTGGATTTTTACTCCTGTCCCATCACAATCCCATGACAGAGTAAAAAACCAAAACTTTAACAGACTGTTCCATAGTGTGTGTCCCTCTTGAGTTGCCGTAGGGCAGGTGTGAAGAAAATAAATGGGCAGCGATTTCTGTTCGAGCAGTTACACTGTCCTCATCCCCGTTTATTTTCTTCACACCaaaactctcacacatgcaTGAGCCCACTAAATCAACGTAATGTTGCCCCAAAACTTTCTATGCCCTACGGTAACTCAAGAGGGACACACAATATAGAACAGTCTGTTACAGAACTGTCCTGTCCCAAATTATGTTAAGAAAGAGATAGCGTTTATTCATTTTAGAACTGCGCATTTCTATAGATAAAAACTAACCTATTGTTGTTATGATTCCCGCTCCACTTGCTCCCGTTGACTTTTCTCCTGTCTtgtccattcattcattcattcaatcattcattcattttctgtaaatgtttatcctgttagaggtcACGGGGaggtgggtgggggggtgggggggttagGGATGCACTTACCACTCTTTTCTTGCGCTCATGTTGTACGTAACTTTaaaatctcctcctcctcctttattAACTCACCTATGTAATCAAATCCctccatttttaaaatgcaagaGGACACAAAGTATCACAAAAATAGATACAGAACAAATGGCCTTCAGAATCTACGATGTACCAATCGGGATGATATATTGTAACCAAACAAGCTTctggttaccatggagatgAGTGAAGCCTCTTGCCGAAGCATGAATTGAAAACGTtgcgttactttttaatttctgttgagCCACACTCATCAAAAGTGTCAAGCACCCTACTCAAATCAGACCCCAGCCAACATCTGTATCTGGGGCCCATttgggtagtaaatgggctgaaaaatgggcccccGATGGGACTGTTCATAGGCTCCATCTTGGCCCCATGACATTTGCCCAtatgggtgggtttacccaagtgggccccagaTAAGATGCTCATTTTGAACCCATATCCACTATGTGTGGTAGCCCCATCATGACCCATGTGGGTAAATGTCATAGGGTCAATATGGAACATGTGGACAATCcaatatagggcccatttttcagcttATTTACTACCTACAGGTggcccacatacaaatgttggcttgGGCTTAACTGTTTCCCTCTCCTTTcatttttatgctaagctaagctagcagtTTCCTGGCTCCACcttcatatttagcatacagacatgagagtggtactTACGTATAACTcctggcaagaaagcaaataagcctatcccccaaaatgtcaaactatttctttcaaaataccTTTTACAATACAAATGTCTGCTTTTTAAGATCAGCACCATGTCCCATATACCTGAGACTATAGCATCTGGTTCTCAGTGTGTCGTCGTATCCTCACCACCTTCCCACCTTGCACCCCTTTAGGTGAAAACATGACAGTTCTAAACACGGCAGATTGGCTGTTGGGCTGCAGCAGCCCGCCCCCTGCCCCGGGCTCCAAGGACTATGGTACagaggtgcatgtgtgtgaactCAAGGCCAGAAATTATACAGTGTGACCTTAAATGCAAAAGGAATGGGTTTCTATAGTTTAGGCTGGTCCTAggtctgatgtgtttttgtgccaGAGTTGCAATGACTTTATTTTGCTGTGCAGTGTTCCCTGATCCCTGCTCTTTGGATCCCATTGGAtttatcacagtgtgtgtggagTTGCTTTACAGTTGCAGGGTTCCCACCAGTCAACACATTTATGAGAACCTCAGGACTTTGATGAATGTGTTGGGGAAGTAAGTTATTATCAGGAGATCTTGCTGAAGGATCATTGCAtgagtacatttttaaaactgattccagtgagtaggatttagggagatataatggcagaaatggaatgtataatcacctgaaaataaggatcgttgtgtttttgttaccttagaatgtaAGTAAgaacgtttatatctacataggaagctATGAGAGATCACCATATTCacctccatgtttctacagtagcccagaacagacaaactaaacctggctctagataaggccaagtgaaactgctttattcagtgtttttaccagttaaaATGACTtagtccatttgttttagagaggagaagacctctgtggataattcagctcccagtaaaaacctcctgaacagtgaacactgaaggaattcttacCGCGAGAGGTTTCAGCTTGTtgaaatctgcaatcctcaccacccgatgccactaaatccttgCCTACATGTCGCCAGACAAAACACGCCAGAACAAGTCAGAATGTGTCATCTGGCAGATTTTGGCTGGTGGACGGGCAGGGAGCTCCAGTAGCTGGCAGCATGGGGAGGGCACCTTAACACCATTCATTTGCACACACTGACATATCTACACAGGACGCAGATCTTGATCAAAGGAGATAGCCATGCtgcatcgccatgtttctacagaagtCCAGATTGAGCAACAACAACCACTTTTGGATGGGGCCAATCCCGATTTCGCGGTTTGGCATCGGCCACTATAGTTAGCCGCCCCTTCAGAATGAGAGCGTTGTAAAAGCACTGATTTTTCTGACTGGTTTAAgtcacctggtctgtttatttcaaagaggaagagacctctgcagataatttggctcccagtaaacatctcctgaatgtctggatcttaacttatcagagaCAAAGGTGAGctcacattagcaggtgctgggctagcgttCATCCAGCATAccaaacagcatcggagaaGAACTGATTTGTaacctgaaactgctttatctGTGTTCTACCGGTTTGAATCATTGGATGCATTTGctttggaaaggaagagacctctgcggaaaattcggctcctgataaaaacaatgaacaatgaaggaattctaacctggagaagtttcagctggttgcaatctgcaatgctcaccactagatgtcactaaatccccttaaattttacacactgttcctttaatcaaTGCCAAAAAAGAAGGAATGACCTAGAATCAAATTTCTAGCTCATGGCTGTGTTTGGATTGGTTATAAAAAGCTGTGGAAATTTACATCAATTATAGTGGGAACCCTGCACACAGCATTTGCTCCCGTACTGGAACTGCATGGTagcttctttgtgtgtgtgtgtgtgtgtgtgtgtgtgtgtgtgtgtgtatgtgtgtgtgtgtgtgtgtttgatggtaCTTCCTTTTTGGCCTCCCCTAACACACAtcttctccctccttccttAAGTGAAAACAGAGCCTATGAACAACAGCGATACAGTCACTACGACAGGCGACACAGCACTGGACACATACGCAGGCTCaggtaacacacatacacatcttCCCCACATAAATACACTCATGCACTATTTTCTCAtctggaggaaaaaacaaatttgcatgtctttgtagtcGGCTCCATGTCACTCTGTTttctcagacacacatacaaacacaatcATCCATTTCAGCTCAGCAGTAGGCCTGCTGAAAGCTTTAATCCCATGAAGTATTGCCTGTCCTTGGATGTCGTCATCAAAGGCTGGCAGAGGGATGAGAGAGCGCGAGAGACATTTTtacacttgtcttttttttagacACGCACACGACCCCGTGCTCCTTCAcgctgcaaaacacacacacacacacacacacacacagacatacgcTGAGACAAAAAACCATTAGGCAACACACAGCGAGGGTTTAGGAGCAGCGGGGAGTTTGTCAGTGTTGAGCTCTGACATCTCaatgaccacaaacagacattgtgttttactctgaggccCGCTGTAAGGGTTTCGCCGCTCTCTGAAGGGGGAGAACTTGGCTCGACTCCACTCAAAATGCTTCAAATTATGTTTACTGGAACAGCATTTCAACTCAAACAAGCCAGAGGCCTTGAATTGTGCTGCTCAGGAGTGGTTTTGTTGAATGTGAAAGGAAACAGAAGATTTGAGTTGACACCATCCATAACCTCGTTGTTTTTGATTATTGTGCTGTTTTTAGTAATCACCAGCAGCGGGTACAGCCCTCGTTCAGCCCACCAGTACTCCCCTCCCCTCTACCCATCAAAGTAAGTCGAGCTTTTTACACAACAGACGCTGCTTTCTAAGAATTCTTATCAACATACCGAATGCTATACTTCATCCTTGTTGTTTTATACTGTCATCATGTGTCTTttatctcctcttctctcccagGCCCTACCCGCACAttctctccacaccagcagccCCTCCCATGCCGACGTACGCCGGGCAACCCCAGTTCAGCAGCATGCAGCAGTCAACCGTCTACACTGCGTACTCCCAGACAGGACAGGCATACGGACTGTCCACCTATGGTATCAATGAACACACATTTATAAAGACACGCAGTACCTACACCAACTAACACATCTAAGaagcacatttattttataattaacTTTACAAAATAAGAATGAAAAGTGTCCAGTGCACTTAAAAAGATTTACTGAAGTTAAACTACAGGTCatgtgtcaaaaacaaacaaacaaaaaaaacacattaaaggaaaacttcacacCCCAAATGTTTATATGTAGATCAATTACTCGCcctgtgttactttgaatttgtgaagaaagctttgtttttctcacatgcctccatggtgaacaaagaatccaaaaacaaaaaagttcttGTTGAAtggaagtcataggggtccaggGAAAGTGAAACTTGTCTATGCtcccttcaaagccagactccgttgagaaaaacagtaattttaccttgctgaacacaggagctgctggtctaccggtcagttagtttatttgtgttattgtgtgactttggcgaATCTGATCATTTGAAAACACCAAAttcacataataacacaaacttACCAACTGATTGAGACAGctgtagatcagcagctcccatgtgtagggaggtaaaattactacttttgtcagtggagcctggctttgaagagagactagatgcatttttttttaaatgtttatacgACTGGATGATTGAAATTTAGATTATACTACACGTGTTacgtgagagtttgtaaactgattttCTGATttagtttgctgttgttaaaggtggacccctatgacttcaattcataccgtattttctcaattttttgGGTTCTTAGTTCACCATAGGAATGAGAGATAAACAGCGATTTCTTCACAAATGTAATCTAACAcaaggtgagtaactgataaacaaatggtcatttggggatgaagtattcctttaaaaatgtaCTCAGTGGGAACCTTATTGGGATACTTTTATAGAGGGAAACATTGTTGGAAGTTTTCTGAATGATTATAAAAGGACAAAACCACAAAATTCAAGttcttattcatttattttttctgtttaaccagaaaaaccttttgagattaaaaatctctttttcaagaatGTCCgggccaagacaggcagcaacagaagtcacagacagacaacacagtacaaaaataaagaataaaaatgtaaagctctaaaacaagaaatataaaacacaaaataagattgctacaaagaaaagcccaaaaatatgttaatatatactagaagtgaaccataaaaatgcaaaaaaaaaaaaaggcaattaaaCATGATTACAAAGACCAGCTGACATTGACATAAAGACAACGGTGCACAAAAATCCTTAGACATGTTTCGTGAAGTTATTACAGGAAACAGAAGtgcaaaaacacagattaaaatTTACTTTTctcgttttgttttgtttttttcttctaattgAGTGTTGTGACTTGACCACATGAATAGCAAGCCAACAAAAATTGACTtcaaaaatatgtcaaaaaacacacacacacaaaaattatACTCAGTGAGAAATTCAATATTCCTACCCCTACAAGCATGACATAGTGAGATCTTTGGAAGCCaaatcaaacataaaaaaacctAACATAACTAGAGCTCAGTGCaagtaaattatttaaaaaatgatgatggCTTGTGCAATAATGTGAATGAAACTGTCCAGTCTGTGTactatatttttgctttttcaaatgtgtacttttttattatatcttgatttttgtttatcttctttttctttgcacTCTCCCCGCTGTGGGACAAATAAAGGATTATCTTTTTTATCTTAAAATATGTTGTTTCAAGACAATAAATTCTGTTAATCTTCCTCTTTTTTCAGTGCAGTTTCCTGATACTGTAACGTATGCAAACACTGTATGATCTTTTTATTTCTTGTCACAGACCTCGGTGTGATGCTGCCGGGCATTAAGACAGAGACCGGCCTGGCTCAGAGTCAGTCTCCTCTGCAGACAGGCCTCAGTTACAGCCCTGGCTTCACCACGCCTCAGCCCGGACAGACTGCGTACTCACCCTATCAGATGCCAGGTCAGTTGGAAACATATACTATCAAACACCTCGGTATTTGATGACTCACTGGTCACTCCCACCTCAATTTAATAATCTTTTCCTATtaagaaaatgaaggaaatatCTTCGGTATTTTACATTCTTGCTGAAATTATCTTAACCTTTCAATGCTATGACTTTGCTCACACTTTAAGTGTATTCTGTCTccatttttcctcttctttttgtcCCAAGGTTCCAGTTTCACTCCTTCCTCAGGCCTCTACGCCACCAACAACTCAGTGTCCAACCCCGCCAACTACACTGCCACACAGCAGGTACCTCAGTGTCCTAATACCAAGTGTGTGCGTGGACATTTGTCCTTTAGTTTAAACCTGAACCGCTGGTACAGTCCAGCTGAAAGTTAGCTTAAATAACACACATTTTCCCAGGCTCAATAAGAAAGCCCATTTCCCACAGGAGTTCTTGCCAGAGCAGATCAGCCATGCAACATGTTTGGTCTGAATAGTCAAGTGAATGTCGTTTTCCTCATTATGCGCTTGGCTAAAACTGAAGATGAGGATTCTGTATGGCGCAGTTGCGATTGTATTTGAGAGCAGAAGTGGTTTCACAGTCACGCTCCCACGCAACTTTTCCTCGTTCGAGAAATAAAACCTAATTACACTGTGACCTCGCAACGGGGACAAACGTAGGAGAGAAACAGACAATTAGTCTTTGTGAAAGAGTGTTTTGTTCTGGATATTTCTCTGTGTCCATATGATGAATTGCATTGTGGTAGTAAAATGCTTAAAGGGGGATTTTAATGTTCCACTATGATAGATGTGGCTGTTTACAGGAAGAAAAGTCAAGGTTTGGCTCGTGTGGGTGGGTTAAGGGGAATatagtgtgcgtgtgtgagaaaGCAAGCAAGAGAGGGAAGGGGAAAGAGAGGCTGATAGACAGCgagtctgtgtgtgcacagtatGTGTGAATCTGCTTGCGTACACACTTTGCTGACTGCATGCcaactgtgaatgtgtgtgtgtgtgcattcatgtggtgtgcTCCACTTTATAAGGACTTGTAGAGATGGACGTAGTGACAGGTTTAGAGAGCTGACTCATAAAAGCGCCCATCTCCACTGGGTCAGTAAAAAGCAGCAACACAAGGCTTTAATTGTTTCGGAGATATAAACTACAGAATGGAGGGAATAAAAGATTAGAGAAATGGGAAGGAACACTTGTAAAATATCTCTTCAAAAGTCAGTCTGAACCTCGCCAGACAAGGGAAACATCTCAATtttcttgagttttttttttttccgtctGGAGGGGATCATGCATTTGGTCGTGTGTGGgcgagtgtgtgtatctgtctgtctgcagctaatatcacaaactactggaccaatcagcctcatattttgtgtgcacgtGTATGAATGTATGCTCAAGGATCTCTTTTAGTTAATGTGATTCGTGATTGTTGAAAAACTTGTTTTACtgactgttttaaaatgacCATTGAGTCCTCACTCCTAGGGGCCGCAAGTTTTCTGAAAATTGCctcagctaaaaacaacaagccttactgtcttttgcaggccacattttggcttttgtcaTGTTTCAAAACCTGACATTCATAGAGAAGGTCTTATTTTGaactggagcatctgcagatgaaTCCCAGTACCGATATGTTACGGTCCACTAAAGTCAGGAAGTTACGAGATGAAGTAGTCCTTGTTTTTGATATCCTTACCATCATCAtgactgtaagggagctggAAGGGACAATTCCACCAGGCGTAACTGTGACACTGTTTTGTTCTGTCCTCCACATGGTGTCAAACCACATCGGAAGTGTTTCAGAAGTGGAGCATTTTACCTGTCTGATTGtgtagacttgcagattttgttgatttgatCATTCTTCCTTGCTTCTAGGAGTAAGtaggcttttcttttttgtctgttttcattgggttgattgttgttatttcctactttgCTGTGCTGAAGCCTCCAGACGAAAGCCATCTTTACACATAGGTTGCACTATAGAGCCGCTACAAAGTCCATTCTTTATGCcttctttgcatttttgcacagaaccaaacaatggaGGCAACATTCCGCTCCAGTatgtgattatacactgcaTCCCGGCATCGGCAAATCAAAAGAGGCGCGACAGGGATGTCATGTGACCCAACACTGTCgacctctagtgtgacatattcATCGGTAGTGCATCCTAAATAACCACATTAACATGACATGGCAATAAcgatcatttaccatccctgtcaTATTGTGGCTCCAGGGGCTCCAGAATCTCTCCAGAACCACTaatgctaacagctacttttaaaatctcccTCGGTGTGGTTGCACACGTAACACGTCTTCAAACCATCACACCCATCCTGCCCATGGTCcttgtcctgtttatacagacaccgTGCCAGCACTGTTACTGAGTCTCATGGTGGATCAAAGGCAAGACCACTCTATCCCCCCCATTCCGCAATCGTACCTTGTTTACAACACAGCAATGCGGCATAACGGCCCAATATTCTGAAATTACAAGAATTGCCTGGTGTCGCCGTGGATAGCTCAGGCGGCCACCTGCCTGGGGATCGGCACTTTACTgggtgcacttttctagtttttgtcgttgtttttgttgtctttgtacTCTTATGTGCTCACAATTCGTGTTGTTCTCTGCAGGATTATCCCTCATATACGACGTTTGGCCAAAACCAGTATGCCCAGTATTATTCCGCCTCCACCTACGGGACTTACATGACTTCCAACAGCGTGGATGGCACGGGCTCCACGGCAGCCTACCAGCTGCAAGATCCCGCCCCTGCCATGACCGGGCAGGCTGCTGAACTTCACCCAGGTTTgtatgaaaaaagaaacagcacCAACGCTCAACCACAATCCTTCTAACCTCCTAAATATGCAAACAAATGTCAAATTTCTCACCATTCCTTGATACTGGCTCCATAATCTTGTTTCCAGTAGGAAAATACCACAGTTTGGGTAACTGAGTTCAAAAACTCTCTTTCACCCATGATGAAGAGCAGGAAGTAACTTCAGGCCGTAGCCATAGTTACCTGGCATCGCACCCGCTAATTGGAGGATCGGCATATGTTTACATTAGCCTCTGAGACTTTGATTAGGCTGAAGTTATGTTAAATATTGCACTTTAGCCGACAagtcagagaaagagaagagaagagaaaataaGACAGAGCTCAAGTAAACCCACATGTACAGAAATATGGCTCGATAttctattttttgtttctttttttcacatttttttcctttggtttATCTTGGCTGTAATTCAGGAAGCCTGATTAAAGGAGCTTATCATTCTTCCTGTCACTGGCACTTTCCCTCTTGTTGCTTTTCTCACTATTTCACTTCTCTCAGAGTTACACTTGGTATCtgttgttttttgggtttttttttggtcgCTCACATGCCCTTCGAGTCTTTATCCACCCCCTCTCTCttggtctctccctctctccctgatTGAGACATAACAATATGAGCGCTGAAGCCTAGAGTCTGGTTCTAGTTACCACACAGCAGTGGGAGCATATGGCATtaggagggtgtgtgtgtgtgcgcaaaaatgtgtgtgtgctcctgccGAATTTTGTATCTTTGCAAGAAGCATCAGATTACCTAACTTTTCTAATTTATTGCACAGCTCCGTCTCTCCCCTCCTCCGTTAAATCCTTACATCGCGTGTTATCATGAATCAGTCAGAGCAGCAACGGGACTTTTGTTTAGGTTCCTCGGTAGTCTTTAAGTTGATCTGTTGTGCCAATTACATTGAATTATTAAGCCTGACAAGATGGCTTATTGCTGTACGAAGTCTGAGTTATCGCTTTTCCTGAAGTGGATACAACCCCAGAACACCTGTGGGATCAGCTCAAGCCACATCATTACGGCTGCTTTAATGCGGAGAATATAGCTTGTGATTGCTGGTGCAGTTTCAGAGAGACATTTGATCATTTgtaaattttaaatgtttagcCCTGCCTGTGTTTGCATACACTCTCAGGGGACTTTGATACAGTGCAGAGCCCCTCCACACCCATCAAAGAGCTGGACGACCGTGCCTGCCGGAGTGGGGGGTCCAAGTCCCGGGGCAGAGGCCGCAAGAACaacccctcccctccccccgaCAGCGACCTGGAGGTAAGGGACCCAAAAACACCCACTCGACGCTGCACTTAGAGTACTTGCTGAATATTCCATTCAAATCTCGGTGGATATGTGGTATTCCCTTTGATCGTCGTCCTCGCCGCTCACTGAAGTCTCAGAACAACAGAGGAGAGGCTGATAGAGAGCAGGACCACCCATGTCACTGTCCACTTGAGCATGAGTGCACATATGGGCTAAAAAGATGCACATTTGTAAAGCACATCTCTAATTGcttcactttttgttttgttctccagAGGGTGTTTGTGTGGGATCTGGACGAGACAATCATCGTCTTCCACTCTCTGCTCACAGGCTCCTACGCACAGAAATATGGCAAGGTAAGATCCTGCCTTCACTGGCTGTGTTTTGATTTCTTTAGCCATTCTGTGTCAgtctgtccatccattttctttctgtctgctgAAGTAGAATTCCAGGTAACAGCTGGGATGACACAGGACTGATTTTGGCGATGAATCTTCACACTTTGTAATCTTGTAATGAACTCAAAATTAGAGGGCAAAGTGTCTATTTTTTACGCCTCTGCTGCGGCGATACTTGTAGCCGGAGGCATCaagtttttgggttgtccatccgtcccattctcgtgaacatgatatcttaacaccaccttgagggaattttttcaaatttggcacaaacctctTCTTTTAACTAAACGATGAGCTGATATGAGTTttgtggtcataggtcaaaggtcaagtttactgtgaccttgtctccACTGTGGCCATAGTTGTAGCAAGAGGCATCTTgtgtttgggttgtccatccgtcttattcttgtgaacgcaatatttTAAAGAACACCTTGCAGGAttgttttcaaatttggcacaaatgttcacttggacacaaaaatgaactgattagaatttggtcatcaaaggtcaatgtgactTTGCACCTGTCTCATTCCTGTAAACACGCTATCTCATGAACACCTTCAGGGAGTTTCTTTTgacacaaacgttcacttggactaaATAATAAACtgtttagaatttggtggtcaaaggtcaaggtccgtgtgacctcacagaaaatgtttgctaattatgacaacattttgcaAAGATGTCTAATCACACATAAAGAtgaggtgatgacattttatatctaaaaggtcaaaggtcaacttcactctGACATTATAGTATCATGCGCAAGATActgtcagatactgaattggtgactttaaTCTCGAAACTGctctgattgtatagatcttctgtgctgcagcGGGGTaattgtgtgtgaagcatccatattttcacagacatggatataaactgtaagagaaacgtGACCGGTGTGCAAAGGCGTAGGACAACGTGGCGATTCTAGTTTTCTCTTTTGTAAATGCAAAGCGCTTCTGTAACAAATATAAGGCAGTCTGAGATAAAGATGAAAATATAACATTATCAGTGAAGCTTGCCCTGACCTTAAGTGCAGATTGTGCATTTCTGAAATACCTCCAAACTCACACCCTTACTTTTTAGAGGACTTGTTTTAT is part of the Epinephelus fuscoguttatus linkage group LG11, E.fuscoguttatus.final_Chr_v1 genome and encodes:
- the eya4 gene encoding eyes absent homolog 4 isoform X4, translated to MEMQDLASPHNRVGGGDSTGSKLDKNNLGSPSITTNGTGGENMTVLNTADWLLGCSSPPPAPGSKDYVKTEPMNNSDTVTTTGDTALDTYAGSVITSSGYSPRSAHQYSPPLYPSKPYPHILSTPAAPPMPTYAGQPQFSSMQQSTVYTAYSQTGQAYGLSTYDLGVMLPGIKTETGLAQSQSPLQTGLSYSPGFTTPQPGQTAYSPYQMPGSSFTPSSGLYATNNSVSNPANYTATQQDYPSYTTFGQNQYAQYYSASTYGTYMTSNSVDGTGSTAAYQLQDPAPAMTGQAAELHPGDFDTVQSPSTPIKELDDRACRSGGSKSRGRGRKNNPSPPPDSDLERVFVWDLDETIIVFHSLLTGSYAQKYGKDPPMAVTLGLRMEEMIFNLADTHLFFNDLEECDQVHIDDVSSDDNGQDLSTYSFATDGFHAAATSANLCLATGVRGGVDWMRKLAFRYRRVKELYSTYKNNVGGLLGPAKRDAWLQLRAEVEALTDSWLTHALKSLSIISSRSNCVNVLVTTTQLIPALAKVLLYSLGSVFPVENIYSATKIGKESCFERIMQRFGRKVVYVVIGDGVEEEQAAKKHNMPFWRISSHSDLLALHQALEFEYL
- the eya4 gene encoding eyes absent homolog 4 isoform X1, translating into MEASQDLNEQMVKKSHSESHVPDPPDARSMEMQDLASPHNRVGGGDSTGSKLDKNNLGSPSITTNGTGGENMTVLNTADWLLGCSSPPPAPGSKDYVKTEPMNNSDTVTTTGDTALDTYAGSVITSSGYSPRSAHQYSPPLYPSKPYPHILSTPAAPPMPTYAGQPQFSSMQQSTVYTAYSQTGQAYGLSTYDLGVMLPGIKTETGLAQSQSPLQTGLSYSPGFTTPQPGQTAYSPYQMPGSSFTPSSGLYATNNSVSNPANYTATQQDYPSYTTFGQNQYAQYYSASTYGTYMTSNSVDGTGSTAAYQLQDPAPAMTGQAAELHPGDFDTVQSPSTPIKELDDRACRSGGSKSRGRGRKNNPSPPPDSDLERVFVWDLDETIIVFHSLLTGSYAQKYGKDPPMAVTLGLRMEEMIFNLADTHLFFNDLEECDQVHIDDVSSDDNGQDLSTYSFATDGFHAAATSANLCLATGVRGGVDWMRKLAFRYRRVKELYSTYKNNVGGLLGPAKRDAWLQLRAEVEALTDSWLTHALKSLSIISSRSNCVNVLVTTTQLIPALAKVLLYSLGSVFPVENIYSATKIGKESCFERIMQRFGRKVVYVVIGDGVEEEQAAKKHNMPFWRISSHSDLLALHQALEFEYL
- the eya4 gene encoding eyes absent homolog 4 isoform X2, whose protein sequence is MEASQDLNEQMVKKSHSESHVPDPPDARSMEMQDLASPHNRVGGGDSTGSKLDKNNLGSPSITTNGTGGENMTVLNTADWLLGCSSPPPAPGSKDYVKTEPMNNSDTVTTTGDTALDTYAGSVITSSGYSPRSAHQYSPPLYPSKPYPHILSTPAAPPMPTYAGQPQFSSMQQSTVYTAYSQTGQAYGLSTYDLGVMLPGIKTETGLAQSQSPLQTGLSYSPGFTTPQPGQTAYSPYQMPGSSFTPSSGLYATNNSVSNPANYTATQQDYPSYTTFGQNQYAQYYSASTYGTYMTSNSVDGTGSTAAYQLQDPAPAMTGQAAELHPGDFDTVQSPSTPIKELDDRACRSGGSKSRGRGRKNNPSPPPDSDLERVFVWDLDETIIVFHSLLTGSYAQKYGKDPPMAVTLGLRMEEMIFNLADTHLFFNDLEECDQVHIDDVSSDDNGQDLSTYSFATDGFHAAATSANLCLATGVRGGVDWMRKLAFRYRRVKELYSTYKNNVGGLLGPAKRDAWLQLRAEVEALTDSWLTHALKSLSIISSRSNCVNVLVTTTQLIPALAKVLLYSLGSVFPVENIYSATKIGKESCFERIVSRFGTNITYVVIGDGKDEEHAASQHNMPFWRISSHSDLLALHQALEFEYL